A genome region from Mycobacterium florentinum includes the following:
- a CDS encoding DUF3073 domain-containing protein: MGRGRAKAKQTKVARELKYSSPQTDFDRLQRELAGSESDPSGELDGADESWDREDDWRR; encoded by the coding sequence ATGGGCCGCGGCCGGGCTAAGGCAAAGCAGACCAAGGTTGCTCGAGAACTTAAATACAGCTCCCCGCAGACCGACTTCGATCGGCTTCAGCGCGAGCTGGCGGGGTCCGAGTCGGACCCATCCGGCGAGCTGGATGGCGCCGACGAATCTTGGGATCGCGAAGACGACTGGCGTCGCTAG
- the purM gene encoding phosphoribosylformylglycinamidine cyclo-ligase — protein MTDPAKSPGEEPGSQGITYASAGVDIEAGDRAVDLFKPLAAKATRPEVLGGLGGFAGLFALRGDYREPVLAASSDGVGTKLAVAQAMDKHDTVGLDLVAMVVDDLVVCGAEPLFLQDYIAVGRTVPERVAAIVGGIAEGCMRAGCALLGGETAEHPGLMEPDHYDISATGIGVVEADDILGPDRVKPGDVIIAMGSSGLHSNGYSLARSVLLEIDRMDLAGYVEEFGRTLGEELLEPTRIYAKDCLALAAETHVRTFCHVTGGGLAGNLQRVIPHGLTAEVDRGTWTPAPVFAMIAQRGRVSRGEMEKTFNMGVGMIAVVAPEDTDRALAILTARHLDCWVLGTICKGGKDGPRAKLVGQHPRF, from the coding sequence ATGACGGATCCCGCAAAAAGCCCCGGCGAAGAACCGGGCAGCCAGGGCATTACTTACGCGTCGGCCGGGGTGGATATTGAAGCCGGTGACCGCGCGGTCGATCTGTTCAAGCCGCTGGCGGCAAAAGCCACCAGACCCGAGGTGCTCGGCGGGCTGGGCGGATTCGCCGGCTTGTTCGCGCTGCGTGGCGACTACCGCGAGCCGGTGCTGGCGGCCTCCAGCGACGGCGTCGGCACCAAGCTGGCGGTAGCGCAGGCGATGGACAAGCACGACACCGTCGGCCTCGACCTGGTGGCGATGGTGGTCGACGACCTCGTCGTGTGCGGCGCCGAACCACTGTTCCTGCAGGACTACATCGCCGTCGGCCGCACCGTGCCCGAACGGGTGGCAGCGATCGTCGGCGGCATCGCCGAGGGATGCATGCGGGCCGGTTGTGCGCTGTTGGGCGGCGAGACGGCCGAGCACCCCGGTTTGATGGAACCGGACCACTACGACATCTCCGCGACGGGGATCGGCGTGGTCGAGGCCGACGACATCCTGGGGCCCGACCGGGTCAAACCCGGCGACGTCATCATCGCCATGGGGTCCTCGGGCCTGCATTCCAACGGATACTCACTGGCACGCAGCGTTCTGCTCGAGATCGACCGGATGGACCTGGCCGGCTACGTGGAGGAATTCGGCCGCACGCTGGGCGAAGAGTTGCTGGAGCCCACCCGGATCTACGCCAAGGACTGCCTGGCGCTGGCCGCCGAAACCCATGTCCGCACGTTCTGCCACGTCACCGGTGGTGGACTGGCGGGCAACCTGCAGCGCGTCATCCCGCACGGGTTGACCGCCGAGGTCGACCGGGGCACCTGGACGCCCGCGCCGGTGTTCGCGATGATCGCCCAGCGCGGCCGGGTCAGCCGCGGGGAGATGGAGAAGACCTTCAATATGGGCGTCGGCATGATCGCCGTCGTCGCACCCGAAGACACCGACCGTGCCCTGGCGATTTTGACCGCACGCCATCTGGACTGCTGGGTGTTGGGGACGATCTGCAAGGGCGGCAAAGACGGCCCGCGCGCCAAACTGGTGGGGCAGCACCCGAGGTTTTAA